A stretch of the Rosa rugosa chromosome 5, drRosRugo1.1, whole genome shotgun sequence genome encodes the following:
- the LOC133712850 gene encoding vicilin Jug r 2.0101-like, with translation MAILKTFFLSTLLLASISFSLAYHHEDPSQQLEQCQRRCREEMPRGLQQQQCQQECRERMQQQGGRGGGSRTPFSRDPEQKFEQCVESCQSRQHGQQQQQQCRQQCGQQMSQHERQQMCQRRCQMQDSGQQQCQRRCMQQLEQGELDINTSRDPEQKLEQCQQSCQSRQQGQQQHQQCRQQCAQQLSQRERQQICQRRCQMQDSGQQQCQKRCMQQLEQGELDINTSRDPEQKLEQCQQGCQSRQQGQQEQQQQCRQQCAQQLSQRERQQICEQRCQRQQRGDQQQKQQCQRRCQQQLEQGQQGEDQNYRREREDQQIRGQSQMNNPYYFPSDMFQQKFRSQEGGMYVLERFTENENKLLRGIRNYRLAIIEAKPNTFVLPHHCDAESIFVVINGRCTCTMLMQDNKESFNMEMGDVLRVPAGAIVYLVNNNNDQTLRIAKLKQPVNTPGRFEEFFPASSQDLDSYFNVFSDDILESAFNTPSDQLQRVFGQQQQKRQGMVMRASPQQLQALSQHASSPRSKGRQSGKGPFNLRNQKPIQANKFGKLFEARPEKFDQLQDMDVSVTCVEVNNEAMMLPHYNSKAIFVVLVVEGSGRVEMACPHMASQSQMGEEEVEQHGEQMKVTADVSEGDVFVIPAGHPIAIVAQNQQLKMLGFGINAQNNKRNFIAGREANPIREMEREAKQLTFGQEMEQIINRQRESYFAPTGQSQQQRGGRDEPLSSILAFAGF, from the exons ATGGCGATACTCAAAACTTTTTTCCTTTCCACTCTTCTCCTCGCCTCAATCTCCTTCTCTCTTGCTTATCATCATGAGGATCCTTCCCAGCAGTTGGAGCAATGCCAGCGGCGATGCCGGGAGGAGATGCCGCGCGGACTTCAACAGCAGCAGTGCCAGCAAGAATGCAGAGAGCGGATGCAGCAGCAGGGAGGCCGCGGTGGCGGTAGCAGAACCCCGTTCTCTCGTGATCCTGAGCAGAAGTTTGAGCAGTGCGTGGAGAGTTGCCAGTCGAGGCAACACGGccagcaacagcagcagcaatGCCGCCAACAATGCGGTCAACAAATGAGCCAGCACGAGCGCCAACAAATGTGCCAAAGACGTTGTCAGATGCAAGACAGTGGTCAGCAACAGTGCCAAAGAAG GTGCATGCAGCAGCTCGAGCAAGGAGAACTAGACATTAATACATCAAGAGATCCCGAACAAAAACTTGAGCAATGCCAACAGAGTTGCCAATCGAGGCAACAAGGCCAACAACAGCACCAGCAGTGCCGTCAACAATGCGCACAGCAATTGAGCCAGCGAGAGCGTCAACAAATCTGCCAAAGACGTTGTCAGATGCAAGACAGTGGTCAGCAACAGTGCCAAAAAAG GTGCATGCAGCAGCTCGAGCAAGGAGAACTAGACATTAACACATCAAGAGATCCCGAACAAAAACTTGAGCAGTGCCAACAGGGTTGCCAATCAAGGCAACAGGGCCAACaagagcagcagcagcagtgcCGTCAGCAATGTGCACAGCAATTGAGCCAGCGAGAGCGTCAACAAATCTGTGAGCAACGCTGCCAGAGGCAACAACGTGGGGATCAACAACAGAAACAACAGTGCCAAAGAAGGTGCCAGCAACAACTTGAGCAGGGTCAACAGGGTGAGGACCAGAACTACCGACGAGAAAGGGAGGACCAGCAAATTCGGGGTCAGAGCCAAATGAACAACCCTTACTACTTCCCCTCGGACATGTTTCAGCAAAAATTCAGGTCTCAAGAAGGTGGGATGTATGTTCTTGAGAGGTTCACCGAGAATGAAAATAAGCTTCTTCGCGGCATTAGGAACTACCGATTAGCCATCATCGAGGCCAAGCCCAACACTTTCGTCCTCCCACACCATTGTGATGCTGAATCTATTTTCGTTGTTATCAATG GACGTTGCACCTGTACAATGTTGATGCAAGACAACAAAGAGTCGTTCAACATGGAAATGGGTGATGTCCTCAGAGTTCCTGCAGGGGCTATCGTCTACCTTGTTAACAACAACAATGATCAGACTCTAAGAATTGCAAAGCTCAAGCAGCCAGTCAACACTCCTGGACGATTTGAG GAGTTCTTCCCTGCAAGTTCTCAAGACCTAGACTCATACTTCAACGTTTTCAGCGATGACATTCTTGAATCAGCCTTCAAT ACCCCAAGCGATCAGCTACAGAGGGTGTTTGGACAACAACAGCAGAAGAGGCAAGGCATGGTGATGAGGGCATCACCACAACAACTCCAGGCATTGAGTCAGCACGCTTCTTCGCCCAGGAGCAAAGGCCGTCAGTCTGGCAAGGGTCCATTCAATCTTCGAAACCAAAAGCCCATCCAGGCCAACAAGTTCGGCAAATTATTCGAAGCTCGCCCTGAGAAGTTCGATCAGCTCCAGGACATGGATGTCTCAGTCACTTGCGTTGAAGTCAACAAT GAAGCTATGATGCTGCCACACTACAATTCTAAAGCAATATTCGTGGTGCTGGTTGTGGAAGGAAGCGGACGGGTCGAGATGGCATGCCCACACATGGCAAGCCAGAGCCAAATGGGTGAGGAAGAAGTAGAACAACATGGAGAACAGATGAAGGTCACAGCTGATGTATCAGAGGGTGATGTTTTCGTTATCCCAGCAGGTCATCCCATTGCCATAGTTGCCCAAAACCAACAATTGAAAATGTTGGGATTTGGAATCAATGCCCAAAACAACAAGAGGAACTTCATTGCAG GGAGAGAGGCTAACCCGATTagggagatggagagagaggcTAAGCAACTGACCTTCGGGCAAGAGATGGAGCAGATCATCAACAGGCAGAGGGAATCTTATTTCGCCCCGACAGGGCAGAGCCAGCAGCAGAGAGGAGGCAGAGACGAGCCCTTATCTTCAATTTTGGCATTTGCAGGCTTTTAA
- the LOC133711387 gene encoding uncharacterized protein LOC133711387, with protein MNGSSASSMHFPMSISQIELLNGSNFKKWKSDIELNLGVLDYDHVLKEDPPEALPATASKESKEKYEKWYKHNKMALIMIKKSITENVIGGIPDSEFAKVFFNSIAEKSRFPTKQKLESL; from the exons ATGAATGGTTCAAGTGCATCGT CAATGCACTTTCCAATGAGCATAAGTCAGATTGAGTTGCTGAATGGCTCAAATTTCAAGAAATGGAAGAGTGACATTGAATTGAATCTGGGAGTTCTAGACTATGATCATGTTTTGAAAGAAGATCCACCAGAAGCATTGCCCGCAACTGCAAGCaaggaaagcaaagaaaaatatgagaagTGGTACAAGCACAATAAGATGGCACTGATCATGATCAAGAAGAGCATAACTGAGAATGTGATAGGAGGTATTCCAGACTCAGAGTTTGCAAAAGTGTTCTTCAATTCCATTGCAGAAAAATCAAGGTTTCCAACAAAGCAGAAACTGGAAAGCTTATGA